One genomic window of Megachile rotundata isolate GNS110a chromosome 12, iyMegRotu1, whole genome shotgun sequence includes the following:
- the LOC100882249 gene encoding jmjC domain-containing histone demethylation protein 1 isoform X2: MADDSTSLPKRRQLRERTRKLYTDDWAIGDEEIEGRRTFQLDEKIECERYNLNNFSGLFREMNGSELTLAFLQKHGLSIPLLFKDKSGLGLRVPSSNFTVNDVRTCVGSKRVLDVMDVNTQKNEDMTMKEWQKYYEDPNKERLLNVISLEFSHTKLENYVQSPSLVRQVDWVDVVWPRHLKEAQVESTNLLEDMMYPKVQKYCLMSVKGCYTDFHVDFGGTSVWYHILRGGKIFWLIPPTEKNLSLYQEWVLSGKQSDVFFGDMVDRCGRISLTAGMTLFIPTGWIHAVYTPQDSLVFGGNFLHSFGIEKQLKVAQVEEHTKVPQKFRYPFFTEMLWYVLERYVHVLLGRSHLDISESHRQHSVPQHHQHLHLTPFELHGLKAIVMYLHSLPSTKKNVPELIRDPVALIHDVRCLVEQHRHDNPDAAVTGNPVLPPPPPLTIAERIQRHHSQEKSERAFPRRRRTRCKKCEACTRTDCGECMYCQDMVKFGGSGRAKQTCLMRQCLRPMLPVTAACKVCRLDGWGQPPAPLMGKPTPTAPSSLLECSICFDIVHPACIGLDPQTITVSDDLPNSWECPECCESGRNLDCRPRQPKARARKLSVSSAASSAPTTDSERATTPSKRSRSDPSDAWNDREPAEGEQRTALRTQLAVQLTGSSSKSLKRPHVVVRPVPLPPVQRPGPDFNGQSLAYDKTALLAIFRFLNAKDLANCALVCRTWARYSIDPSLWRKLDMSHSHLTALHLTGIIRRQPENLSLDWTNVTKRQLAWLLSRLPQLRTLSVQGCSWAGVCALRTCTCPPLTTLDLSHVSGLNDSSLREVLSPPTDSRPGLIDKTSRLKHLKNLSLAGCDITDVALRYIVQHLPYLETLDLSSCGRVTDAGVAQLATPPAQAVTNLASLNLANCRLLTETTLDHLARCKVLKRLDLRHTTQVSTQSVIKFAAKSIHNLHVTDVKLVEEKKFKVEVKVT; the protein is encoded by the exons ATGGCCGATGACTCTACTTCTCTGCCAAAAAGGCGTCAATTG CGGGAAAGAACTAGAAAGTTGTATACAGATGACTGGGCCATAGGTGATGAGGAAATCGAGGGTCGTAGGACTTTTCAACTGGATGAAAAAATTGAATGCGAAAGATACAACCTAAATAATTTCAGTGGATTATTCCGTGAAATGAATGGTTCTGAATTGACTCTAGCGTTCTTGCAGAAACATGGACTCAGTATACCATTGCTCTTCAAAGACAAATCTGGATTGGGATTGCGAGTTCCCAGTTCAAATTTTACAGTTAATGATGTGAGAACGTGTGTTG GTTCAAAAAGAGTATTAGATGTAATGGATGTTAATACACAAAAGAATGAAGATATGACAATGAAAGAATGGCAAAAGTATTATGAAGATCCTAACAAAGAACGGTTGTTAAATGTAATTTCTTTAGAGTTCAGTCATACCAAGTTAGAAAACTATGTACAGTCACCTTCATTGGTACGACAAGTTGATTGGGTAGATGTTGTATGGCCAAGACATCTTAAAGAAGCACAAGTGGAATCTACCAATCTTTTGGAAGACATGATGTATCCAAAAGTGCAAAAGTATTGCCTGATGTCTGTGAAAGGTTGTTATACAGATTTCCATGTTGACTTTGGTGGAACTAGTGTGTGGTACCATATCCTAAGAGGTGGAAAAATATTTTGGCTTATCCCTCCTACTGAAAAAAATTTGTCCCTTTATCAAGAATGGGTTCTAAGTGGCAAACAATCTGACGTTTTCTTTGGAGACATGGTAGACAGATGTGGTAGAATAAGTTTGACAGCTGGCATGACTCTATTTATCCCAACTGGTTGGATTCATGCAGTGTATACTCCTCAAGATTCTTTAGTGTTTGGTGGAAATTTTTTACATAGCTTTGGTATTGAAAAACAATTGAAAGTTGCACAAGTAGAGGAACACACAAAGGTTCCACAAAAATTCAGATATCCATTTTTCACTGAAATGTTATG GTACGTCTTGGAGAGGTACGTCCACGTTCTGCTCGGCAGGAGTCATTTAGATATTTCCGAATCTCACCGTCAACATTCAGTTCCACAACACCATCAGCACTTACACCTGACACCGTTCGAATTACATGGTTTAAAAGCAATAGTTATGTATTTACATTCATTACCTTCTACTAAAAAGAATGTGCCTGAGCTGATTCGCGATCCCGTTGCCTTAATTCACGATGTTCGATGTCTGGTAGAACAACATCGACACGATAATCCGGACGCGGCTGTAACAGGAAATCCTGTATTACCACCTCCACCTCCATTAACTATTGCTGAAAGG ATACAGAGGCATCACTCACAAGAGAAGTCTGAAAGAGCTTTCCCGCGGCGAAGGCGTACCAGGTGTAAAAAGTGTGAAGCATGTACAAGGACTGACTGCGGGGAATGCATGTACTGTCAGGATATGGTGAAATTCGGTGGGAGCGGTCGTGCCAAACAGACGTGCTTGATGAGACAATGTTTGAGGCCTATGCTTCCGGTCACAGCAGCTTGTAAAGTTTGCCGATTAGATGGCTGGGGACAACCACCTGCTCCATTAATGG GGAAACCAACGCCGACAGCTCCGTCGAGTTTGTTAGAATGTTCGATATGTTTTGACATTGTACATCCCGCGTGCATAGGATTGGATCCCCAAACAATAACCGTTAGCGACGATTTACCGAATAGTTGGGAATGTCCCGAATGTTGTGAAAGCGGTCGAAATTTAGATTGTAGGCCACGTCAACCTAAGGCTCGTGCTCGAAAACTTTCTGTATCTAGTGCAGCTTCATCCGCACCCACTACAGATTCTGAAAGGGCTACCACACCAAGTAAACGTTCAAGATCCGATCCCAGCGAT GCATGGAATGACAGAGAACCGGCTGAGGGTGAACAGCGAACAGCTTTGCGTACACAATTAGCTGTACAATTAACTGGTTCAAGTAGTAAGTCATTGAAGAGGCCCCACGTGGTGGTTAGGCCTGTTCCACTTCCGCCTGTTCAAAGACCAGGGCCTGATTTTAATGGACAATCTTTAGCATATGACAAAACAGCATTACTTgctatttttagatttttaaatgcaAAGGACCTGGCGAATTGTGCCTTGGTTTGCCGTACATGGGCCAGATATAGTATAGATCCTAGCTTGTGGAGAAAATTGGACATGTCTCATTCTCATCTGACAGCTTTGCATTTAACTGGTATTATACGCCGCCAACCGGAAAATCTGTCTCTTGACTGGACAAATGTAACTAAAAGACAATTAGCCTGGCTGTTAAGTAGATTGCCGCAGCTTAGAACATTATCTGTACAAGGTTGTTCGTGGGCTGGAGTCTGTGCTTTGAGAACTTGCACTTGTCCGCCGCTTACCACTTTAGACCTCAGTCACGTATCAGGACTGAACGATTCGAGTTTAAGGGAGGTCCTTAGTCCACCTACGGATTCGAGACCCGGTCTAATTGATAAAACTTCAAGATTGAAGCATCTTAAAAATTTATCTTTGGCTGGATGTGATATAACTGACGTAGCTTTAAGATATATAGTTCAACATTTACCTTATCTGGAGACGTTGGATCTCTCTTCTTGCGGTAGAGTTACTGACGCCGGTGTAGCGCAATTGGCGACTCCACCGGCGCAAGCAGTAACCAACCTAGCATCACTGAATCTGGCAAACTGTAGATTACTTACGGAAACGACGTTAGATCATTTGGCAAGATGCAAAGTGCTTAAACGTTTGGATCTCAGACACACGACTCAAGTTTCGACTCAGTCTGTAATTAAGTTTGCTGCGAAAAGTATTCATAATTTACATGTGACGGACGTTAAACTagtagaagaaaaaaaatttaaagtcGAGGTTAAAGTTACGTGA
- the Slh gene encoding sec1 family domain containing Slh has product MMSLRDRQINALKQMLNLNQPEQKLEEAVPVWKVLIYDRLGQDIISPLISVKELRNLGITLHMQLHSDRDSIPEVPAIYFCAPTDENLGRIGQDLQSGLYDIYHLNFISPITRQKMEDLAAAAILGGVVSNIHKVFDQYLNFISLEDDLFILRHQNSDIISYHAINRGEVKDTEMESVMDIIVDCLFSVFVTLGTVPIIRCPRGNAAEMVAKMIDKKLRENVWDTRNNLFESETTGHYSFQRPLLIILDRNIDMATPLHHTWTYQALAHDVLEMALNRLVVEENVGRSPAGGTRSKTRAYELDNRDRFWCQHKGSPFPRVAEAIQEELEQYRTFEEDVKKLKSSMGIDNESEVALSMVSNNTARLTNAVNSLPQLLEMKRLIDMHTSIATGILNSIKSRRLDTFFELEEKIMGKQTLDRSVLETISDPDCGTSEDKLRLAIIYYLCTNMSDADYNKLEAALSAAGCDLNPLVYIKRLRSYTRITEIQNSYEGGGTKTVSMFSKLMNQGSSFVMEGVKNLVVKKHNLPVTKIVDELMESRQSSQTDDYCYLDPKQLKHTEQMPKNRPTFQDVIVFIVGGGNYIEYQNLVDYVKQKSGAGFNKRITYGSTTFINAKQLLKQLSLLGQEVHS; this is encoded by the coding sequence ATGATGAGTCTACGTGACAGGCAAATAAATGCCTTGAAACAGATGTTAAATTTAAATCAGCCGGAACAGAAATTAGAAGAAGCAGTACCGGTATGGAAAGTTTTAATTTACGATCGACTTGGACAAGATATCATTTCGCCGTTAATATCGGTAAAAGAATTGAGAAATCTTGGCATTACACTCCACATGCAATTACATTCTGACAGAGATTCTATACCTGAAGTACCAGCTATTTACTTCTGTGCACCAACAGATGAAAATCTTGGTAGGATTGGGCAGGATTTACAAAGTGGTTTATATGATATTTATCATTTAAACTTCATCTCACCAATAACTCGACAAAAAATGGAGGACTTAGCAGCTGCTGCAATACTTGGAGGTGTTGTGTCAAATATTCACAAAGTATTTGATcagtatttaaatttcatttctttgGAAGATGATCTGTTTATTCTTAGACATCAAAATAGTGATATAATATCATATCATGCGATTAATCGGGGTGAAGTAAAAGACACAGAAATGGAATCGGTAATGGATATTATTGTTGACTGCCTGTTCTCAGTATTTGTCACATTGGGAACTGTTCCAATTATAAGATGTCCAAGAGGAAATGCAGCTGAAATGGTTGCTAAAATGATAGACAAGAAACTAAGAGAAAATGTATGGGACacaagaaataatttatttgagaGTGAAACAACTGGTCATTACAGTTTTCAGAGACCTCTTCTTATAATATTGGATCGTAACATAGACATGGCCACACCATTACATCATACCTGGACATACCAAGCACTAGCACATGACGTATTAGAAATGGCTCTAAATAGGTTAGTTGTAGAGGAGAATGTGGGAAGATCTCCTGCAGGTGGAACCCGTTCAAAGACACGAGCCTATGAGCTAGACAATAGAGATCGATTTTGGTGTCAACATAAAGGCAGTCCATTTCCTAGAGTAGCTGAAGCTATACAGGAAGAATTAGAACAGTACCGTACTTTCGAAGAGGATGTTAAGAAACTTAAATCTTCTATGGGTATTGATAATGAAAGTGAAGTAGCGTTATCAATGGTTTCCAATAACACAGCACGTTTGACAAATGCTGTAAATTCTCTGCCACAACTTTTAGAAATGAAGCGATTGATAGATATGCATACATCAATTGCAACAGGTATTTTAAATTCCATAAAATCTCGTAGATTAGATACATTTTTTGAACTTGAAGAGAAAATAATGGGCAAACAAACATTAGATAGAAGCGTATTAGAAACAATAAGTGACCCAGATTGTGGTACTTCAGAAGACAAGTTACGGCTTGCTATTATATATTACCTTTGTACCAATATGTCAGATGCTGACTATAACAAACTTGAAGCAGCATTGTCTGCTGCTGGATGTGACTTGAATCCTCTAGTTTACATAAAAAGATTGAGAAGTTACACCAGAATAACAGAAATTCAAAACAGTTATGAAGGTGGTGGAACCAAGACAGTCAGTATGTTCTCAAAGCTTATGAATCAAGGATCTTCTTTTGTAATGGAAGGAGTAAAGAATTTAGTCGTTAAGAAGCATAATTTGCCAGTCACAAAAATTGTTGATGAACTAATGGAATCAAGACAATCGTCTCAAACGGACGATTACTGTTACTTAGATCCGAAGCAGTTGAAGCATACCGAACAGATGCCAAAGAATCGACCAACATTCCAAGATGTAATTGTTTTTATTGTTGGCGGTGGAAATTACATAGAATATCAAAATCTAGTGGACTATGTAAAGCAAAAGAGTGGGGCTGGTTTTAACAAACGAATCACATACGGTTCAACGACATTTATTAACGCAAAACAATTACTTAAGCAACTTTCACTTTTGGGACAAGAAGttcattcctaa
- the LOC100882249 gene encoding jmjC domain-containing histone demethylation protein 1 isoform X1, which translates to MADDSTSLPKRRQLRERTRKLYTDDWAIGDEEIEGRRTFQLDEKIECERYNLNNFSGLFREMNGSELTLAFLQKHGLSIPLLFKDKSGLGLRVPSSNFTVNDVRTCVGSKRVLDVMDVNTQKNEDMTMKEWQKYYEDPNKERLLNVISLEFSHTKLENYVQSPSLVRQVDWVDVVWPRHLKEAQVESTNLLEDMMYPKVQKYCLMSVKGCYTDFHVDFGGTSVWYHILRGGKIFWLIPPTEKNLSLYQEWVLSGKQSDVFFGDMVDRCGRISLTAGMTLFIPTGWIHAVYTPQDSLVFGGNFLHSFGIEKQLKVAQVEEHTKVPQKFRYPFFTEMLWYVLERYVHVLLGRSHLDISESHRQHSVPQHHQHLHLTPFELHGLKAIVMYLHSLPSTKKNVPELIRDPVALIHDVRCLVEQHRHDNPDAAVTGNPVLPPPPPLTIAERERLRVTKKSFAKIQRHHSQEKSERAFPRRRRTRCKKCEACTRTDCGECMYCQDMVKFGGSGRAKQTCLMRQCLRPMLPVTAACKVCRLDGWGQPPAPLMGKPTPTAPSSLLECSICFDIVHPACIGLDPQTITVSDDLPNSWECPECCESGRNLDCRPRQPKARARKLSVSSAASSAPTTDSERATTPSKRSRSDPSDAWNDREPAEGEQRTALRTQLAVQLTGSSSKSLKRPHVVVRPVPLPPVQRPGPDFNGQSLAYDKTALLAIFRFLNAKDLANCALVCRTWARYSIDPSLWRKLDMSHSHLTALHLTGIIRRQPENLSLDWTNVTKRQLAWLLSRLPQLRTLSVQGCSWAGVCALRTCTCPPLTTLDLSHVSGLNDSSLREVLSPPTDSRPGLIDKTSRLKHLKNLSLAGCDITDVALRYIVQHLPYLETLDLSSCGRVTDAGVAQLATPPAQAVTNLASLNLANCRLLTETTLDHLARCKVLKRLDLRHTTQVSTQSVIKFAAKSIHNLHVTDVKLVEEKKFKVEVKVT; encoded by the exons ATGGCCGATGACTCTACTTCTCTGCCAAAAAGGCGTCAATTG CGGGAAAGAACTAGAAAGTTGTATACAGATGACTGGGCCATAGGTGATGAGGAAATCGAGGGTCGTAGGACTTTTCAACTGGATGAAAAAATTGAATGCGAAAGATACAACCTAAATAATTTCAGTGGATTATTCCGTGAAATGAATGGTTCTGAATTGACTCTAGCGTTCTTGCAGAAACATGGACTCAGTATACCATTGCTCTTCAAAGACAAATCTGGATTGGGATTGCGAGTTCCCAGTTCAAATTTTACAGTTAATGATGTGAGAACGTGTGTTG GTTCAAAAAGAGTATTAGATGTAATGGATGTTAATACACAAAAGAATGAAGATATGACAATGAAAGAATGGCAAAAGTATTATGAAGATCCTAACAAAGAACGGTTGTTAAATGTAATTTCTTTAGAGTTCAGTCATACCAAGTTAGAAAACTATGTACAGTCACCTTCATTGGTACGACAAGTTGATTGGGTAGATGTTGTATGGCCAAGACATCTTAAAGAAGCACAAGTGGAATCTACCAATCTTTTGGAAGACATGATGTATCCAAAAGTGCAAAAGTATTGCCTGATGTCTGTGAAAGGTTGTTATACAGATTTCCATGTTGACTTTGGTGGAACTAGTGTGTGGTACCATATCCTAAGAGGTGGAAAAATATTTTGGCTTATCCCTCCTACTGAAAAAAATTTGTCCCTTTATCAAGAATGGGTTCTAAGTGGCAAACAATCTGACGTTTTCTTTGGAGACATGGTAGACAGATGTGGTAGAATAAGTTTGACAGCTGGCATGACTCTATTTATCCCAACTGGTTGGATTCATGCAGTGTATACTCCTCAAGATTCTTTAGTGTTTGGTGGAAATTTTTTACATAGCTTTGGTATTGAAAAACAATTGAAAGTTGCACAAGTAGAGGAACACACAAAGGTTCCACAAAAATTCAGATATCCATTTTTCACTGAAATGTTATG GTACGTCTTGGAGAGGTACGTCCACGTTCTGCTCGGCAGGAGTCATTTAGATATTTCCGAATCTCACCGTCAACATTCAGTTCCACAACACCATCAGCACTTACACCTGACACCGTTCGAATTACATGGTTTAAAAGCAATAGTTATGTATTTACATTCATTACCTTCTACTAAAAAGAATGTGCCTGAGCTGATTCGCGATCCCGTTGCCTTAATTCACGATGTTCGATGTCTGGTAGAACAACATCGACACGATAATCCGGACGCGGCTGTAACAGGAAATCCTGTATTACCACCTCCACCTCCATTAACTATTGCTGAAAGG GAACGTCTAAGGGTAACTAAAAAAAGTTTTGCAAAGATACAGAGGCATCACTCACAAGAGAAGTCTGAAAGAGCTTTCCCGCGGCGAAGGCGTACCAGGTGTAAAAAGTGTGAAGCATGTACAAGGACTGACTGCGGGGAATGCATGTACTGTCAGGATATGGTGAAATTCGGTGGGAGCGGTCGTGCCAAACAGACGTGCTTGATGAGACAATGTTTGAGGCCTATGCTTCCGGTCACAGCAGCTTGTAAAGTTTGCCGATTAGATGGCTGGGGACAACCACCTGCTCCATTAATGG GGAAACCAACGCCGACAGCTCCGTCGAGTTTGTTAGAATGTTCGATATGTTTTGACATTGTACATCCCGCGTGCATAGGATTGGATCCCCAAACAATAACCGTTAGCGACGATTTACCGAATAGTTGGGAATGTCCCGAATGTTGTGAAAGCGGTCGAAATTTAGATTGTAGGCCACGTCAACCTAAGGCTCGTGCTCGAAAACTTTCTGTATCTAGTGCAGCTTCATCCGCACCCACTACAGATTCTGAAAGGGCTACCACACCAAGTAAACGTTCAAGATCCGATCCCAGCGAT GCATGGAATGACAGAGAACCGGCTGAGGGTGAACAGCGAACAGCTTTGCGTACACAATTAGCTGTACAATTAACTGGTTCAAGTAGTAAGTCATTGAAGAGGCCCCACGTGGTGGTTAGGCCTGTTCCACTTCCGCCTGTTCAAAGACCAGGGCCTGATTTTAATGGACAATCTTTAGCATATGACAAAACAGCATTACTTgctatttttagatttttaaatgcaAAGGACCTGGCGAATTGTGCCTTGGTTTGCCGTACATGGGCCAGATATAGTATAGATCCTAGCTTGTGGAGAAAATTGGACATGTCTCATTCTCATCTGACAGCTTTGCATTTAACTGGTATTATACGCCGCCAACCGGAAAATCTGTCTCTTGACTGGACAAATGTAACTAAAAGACAATTAGCCTGGCTGTTAAGTAGATTGCCGCAGCTTAGAACATTATCTGTACAAGGTTGTTCGTGGGCTGGAGTCTGTGCTTTGAGAACTTGCACTTGTCCGCCGCTTACCACTTTAGACCTCAGTCACGTATCAGGACTGAACGATTCGAGTTTAAGGGAGGTCCTTAGTCCACCTACGGATTCGAGACCCGGTCTAATTGATAAAACTTCAAGATTGAAGCATCTTAAAAATTTATCTTTGGCTGGATGTGATATAACTGACGTAGCTTTAAGATATATAGTTCAACATTTACCTTATCTGGAGACGTTGGATCTCTCTTCTTGCGGTAGAGTTACTGACGCCGGTGTAGCGCAATTGGCGACTCCACCGGCGCAAGCAGTAACCAACCTAGCATCACTGAATCTGGCAAACTGTAGATTACTTACGGAAACGACGTTAGATCATTTGGCAAGATGCAAAGTGCTTAAACGTTTGGATCTCAGACACACGACTCAAGTTTCGACTCAGTCTGTAATTAAGTTTGCTGCGAAAAGTATTCATAATTTACATGTGACGGACGTTAAACTagtagaagaaaaaaaatttaaagtcGAGGTTAAAGTTACGTGA
- the LOC100882249 gene encoding jmjC domain-containing histone demethylation protein 1 isoform X3: protein MADDSTSLPKRRQLRERTRKLYTDDWAIGDEEIEGRRTFQLDEKIECERYNLNNFSGLFREMNGSELTLAFLQKHGLSIPLLFKDKSGLGLRVPSSNFTVNDVRTCVGSKRVLDVMDVNTQKNEDMTMKEWQKYYEDPNKERLLNVISLEFSHTKLENYVQSPSLVRQVDWVDVVWPRHLKEAQVESTNLLEDMMYPKVQKYCLMSVKGCYTDFHVDFGGTSVWYHILRGGKIFWLIPPTEKNLSLYQEWVLSGKQSDVFFGDMVDRCGRISLTAGMTLFIPTGWIHAVYTPQDSLVFGGNFLHSFGIEKQLKVAQVEEHTKVPQKFRYPFFTEMLWYVLERYVHVLLGRSHLDISESHRQHSVPQHHQHLHLTPFELHGLKAIVMYLHSLPSTKKNVPELIRDPVALIHDVRCLVEQHRHDNPDAAVTGNPVLPPPPPLTIAERRHHSQEKSERAFPRRRRTRCKKCEACTRTDCGECMYCQDMVKFGGSGRAKQTCLMRQCLRPMLPVTAACKVCRLDGWGQPPAPLMGKPTPTAPSSLLECSICFDIVHPACIGLDPQTITVSDDLPNSWECPECCESGRNLDCRPRQPKARARKLSVSSAASSAPTTDSERATTPSKRSRSDPSDAWNDREPAEGEQRTALRTQLAVQLTGSSSKSLKRPHVVVRPVPLPPVQRPGPDFNGQSLAYDKTALLAIFRFLNAKDLANCALVCRTWARYSIDPSLWRKLDMSHSHLTALHLTGIIRRQPENLSLDWTNVTKRQLAWLLSRLPQLRTLSVQGCSWAGVCALRTCTCPPLTTLDLSHVSGLNDSSLREVLSPPTDSRPGLIDKTSRLKHLKNLSLAGCDITDVALRYIVQHLPYLETLDLSSCGRVTDAGVAQLATPPAQAVTNLASLNLANCRLLTETTLDHLARCKVLKRLDLRHTTQVSTQSVIKFAAKSIHNLHVTDVKLVEEKKFKVEVKVT from the exons ATGGCCGATGACTCTACTTCTCTGCCAAAAAGGCGTCAATTG CGGGAAAGAACTAGAAAGTTGTATACAGATGACTGGGCCATAGGTGATGAGGAAATCGAGGGTCGTAGGACTTTTCAACTGGATGAAAAAATTGAATGCGAAAGATACAACCTAAATAATTTCAGTGGATTATTCCGTGAAATGAATGGTTCTGAATTGACTCTAGCGTTCTTGCAGAAACATGGACTCAGTATACCATTGCTCTTCAAAGACAAATCTGGATTGGGATTGCGAGTTCCCAGTTCAAATTTTACAGTTAATGATGTGAGAACGTGTGTTG GTTCAAAAAGAGTATTAGATGTAATGGATGTTAATACACAAAAGAATGAAGATATGACAATGAAAGAATGGCAAAAGTATTATGAAGATCCTAACAAAGAACGGTTGTTAAATGTAATTTCTTTAGAGTTCAGTCATACCAAGTTAGAAAACTATGTACAGTCACCTTCATTGGTACGACAAGTTGATTGGGTAGATGTTGTATGGCCAAGACATCTTAAAGAAGCACAAGTGGAATCTACCAATCTTTTGGAAGACATGATGTATCCAAAAGTGCAAAAGTATTGCCTGATGTCTGTGAAAGGTTGTTATACAGATTTCCATGTTGACTTTGGTGGAACTAGTGTGTGGTACCATATCCTAAGAGGTGGAAAAATATTTTGGCTTATCCCTCCTACTGAAAAAAATTTGTCCCTTTATCAAGAATGGGTTCTAAGTGGCAAACAATCTGACGTTTTCTTTGGAGACATGGTAGACAGATGTGGTAGAATAAGTTTGACAGCTGGCATGACTCTATTTATCCCAACTGGTTGGATTCATGCAGTGTATACTCCTCAAGATTCTTTAGTGTTTGGTGGAAATTTTTTACATAGCTTTGGTATTGAAAAACAATTGAAAGTTGCACAAGTAGAGGAACACACAAAGGTTCCACAAAAATTCAGATATCCATTTTTCACTGAAATGTTATG GTACGTCTTGGAGAGGTACGTCCACGTTCTGCTCGGCAGGAGTCATTTAGATATTTCCGAATCTCACCGTCAACATTCAGTTCCACAACACCATCAGCACTTACACCTGACACCGTTCGAATTACATGGTTTAAAAGCAATAGTTATGTATTTACATTCATTACCTTCTACTAAAAAGAATGTGCCTGAGCTGATTCGCGATCCCGTTGCCTTAATTCACGATGTTCGATGTCTGGTAGAACAACATCGACACGATAATCCGGACGCGGCTGTAACAGGAAATCCTGTATTACCACCTCCACCTCCATTAACTATTGCTGAAAGG AGGCATCACTCACAAGAGAAGTCTGAAAGAGCTTTCCCGCGGCGAAGGCGTACCAGGTGTAAAAAGTGTGAAGCATGTACAAGGACTGACTGCGGGGAATGCATGTACTGTCAGGATATGGTGAAATTCGGTGGGAGCGGTCGTGCCAAACAGACGTGCTTGATGAGACAATGTTTGAGGCCTATGCTTCCGGTCACAGCAGCTTGTAAAGTTTGCCGATTAGATGGCTGGGGACAACCACCTGCTCCATTAATGG GGAAACCAACGCCGACAGCTCCGTCGAGTTTGTTAGAATGTTCGATATGTTTTGACATTGTACATCCCGCGTGCATAGGATTGGATCCCCAAACAATAACCGTTAGCGACGATTTACCGAATAGTTGGGAATGTCCCGAATGTTGTGAAAGCGGTCGAAATTTAGATTGTAGGCCACGTCAACCTAAGGCTCGTGCTCGAAAACTTTCTGTATCTAGTGCAGCTTCATCCGCACCCACTACAGATTCTGAAAGGGCTACCACACCAAGTAAACGTTCAAGATCCGATCCCAGCGAT GCATGGAATGACAGAGAACCGGCTGAGGGTGAACAGCGAACAGCTTTGCGTACACAATTAGCTGTACAATTAACTGGTTCAAGTAGTAAGTCATTGAAGAGGCCCCACGTGGTGGTTAGGCCTGTTCCACTTCCGCCTGTTCAAAGACCAGGGCCTGATTTTAATGGACAATCTTTAGCATATGACAAAACAGCATTACTTgctatttttagatttttaaatgcaAAGGACCTGGCGAATTGTGCCTTGGTTTGCCGTACATGGGCCAGATATAGTATAGATCCTAGCTTGTGGAGAAAATTGGACATGTCTCATTCTCATCTGACAGCTTTGCATTTAACTGGTATTATACGCCGCCAACCGGAAAATCTGTCTCTTGACTGGACAAATGTAACTAAAAGACAATTAGCCTGGCTGTTAAGTAGATTGCCGCAGCTTAGAACATTATCTGTACAAGGTTGTTCGTGGGCTGGAGTCTGTGCTTTGAGAACTTGCACTTGTCCGCCGCTTACCACTTTAGACCTCAGTCACGTATCAGGACTGAACGATTCGAGTTTAAGGGAGGTCCTTAGTCCACCTACGGATTCGAGACCCGGTCTAATTGATAAAACTTCAAGATTGAAGCATCTTAAAAATTTATCTTTGGCTGGATGTGATATAACTGACGTAGCTTTAAGATATATAGTTCAACATTTACCTTATCTGGAGACGTTGGATCTCTCTTCTTGCGGTAGAGTTACTGACGCCGGTGTAGCGCAATTGGCGACTCCACCGGCGCAAGCAGTAACCAACCTAGCATCACTGAATCTGGCAAACTGTAGATTACTTACGGAAACGACGTTAGATCATTTGGCAAGATGCAAAGTGCTTAAACGTTTGGATCTCAGACACACGACTCAAGTTTCGACTCAGTCTGTAATTAAGTTTGCTGCGAAAAGTATTCATAATTTACATGTGACGGACGTTAAACTagtagaagaaaaaaaatttaaagtcGAGGTTAAAGTTACGTGA